The Oreochromis aureus strain Israel breed Guangdong linkage group 16, ZZ_aureus, whole genome shotgun sequence genome includes the window TGCACAGAAGagcaaaatgttaaaatgttgcCAAAGCCGCACAAACATGAGGCCAAATTATTGATCACTTACATGTTAAACAAGCCTGGAAAGAAAATAGGAAATAGACCTGCAAACACATCAAGCAATCACCTCTTAGGTCACCAAGCTCAGtaaaattctttattttttaatttaaaaaatatacataaagtTTACATTAGCTTCTCAtaactgtaacattttatttttgtagaaGCCAACAAGCTTTGCAGTGTGTAAGGTTCATGGTGAGAGATGTGATCACCTTTGTGTGCACTGTGGTTAATTTGACCTAAATACACATTTTCCATCCGGTTATTTAGCGCCACCCCTGTAGCCGTGGATACAAGTAGCACGAGTATAAAAAATGTGTCTGTCAGAGGGCATCAGGTAGAACTTCATTCAGTTCAGTCGCATTTACATAATAACAAACTTACAACAGCAGTTTCTTCCAGGCGCTTTATATTATCTTGAAAACAGAAATAATGTTTTGCTGGTAAATTATTGGAGGTGTGTGATGCAGCACCACCTGTTACATGCAGCAGTGCAGACAAAGGTGTGATATCCGTGCAGAAACTTATTACCACAAAGTTTCTGTTGTGGGAGGCTGGTTATAAAAAGAGGCGTGTAGAGTGGGGGGGGTCACTGCAAGCCTGGAGCTTCTGTCCCACCATGATCTGCTGCATCCTTTACGTCTTTCTGCAAATCTCCCTCACAGGTAAGAAGACTGATCCACTTGTTTAAAGGTCAAAATGAAGAATTTGAATCAATTTTCTGTGATCGCTGTTTTGATTTGACCTTCGTTCTCCTGTAAGGGGCTGCTGAGAGCAGCATAGTCGGTGGCAGGGAGGCAAAGCCCCACTCCAGACCATACATGGTGTCAGTCCAGTATGGAGGAGAACATTCATGTGGAGGGATCCTTATTCAGAGGGACTTTGTTCTGACTGCAGCTCACTGCAAGTACGCTTTTTATATGGTCATGAGAATCCAGACAGGACAAGCACGTAACGTTATTAAAAAAGTCAAAGGATGTTATTTTAGCTGCTGATTCCtgttctatcagcagtcactaTGATAAAACTGTATCACAGCTAAACTGTTATACTGATAACATACCATAAAGTTACATATACATGAGTGGAAGCACAGCATGATGGGCGACCACACAGTTTTCCTGTGAGTCATTTTTCTAATGGTGTTGGAGCGCTGTAACACACTGATAAGACTGTATGGACCTTCATTTGTGTTGATATTATGATTCACATCATCTTCAAACATATCTGTCCTTTAACATctattcagttttacttctttCCCTTTTTGAACATTGTGTTTCTTGTTGTTCAGAAATGAGACCCGGGGTTCTTGCAGCGTGGTGCTCGGAGCACACGACATCAGCAAGAAAGAGAGAACTCAGCAACGCATCCAAGTAGCCAAGTACTACCCTCATCCAGGATTCACTAAACAATACGAATATGACATCATGTTACTGAAGGTAAAACTAAGAGTGTTTAAAGCTTCAtaacaaaatgaatatttaagTAAGCACATCAGTCTCACTGTGAAGCACTGTTGGCTGTGTATTTGTCACGTCTGCATCATGCAGTGAGGATGGGAGTTATTATTTTAACCTAAAATCAGGAAGTAACTgctctctcaaacacactctgttcacagttaaaaaagaaagccaGACTCAGTAAGAACGTGAAGACCATCGGCCTGCCTGAAGGAAATGGGAAAACATCAGCTAACATGGAATGTGCTGTGGCAGGCTGGGGATGGACGACAGCTCATGATTGTCCCTCTAATGTGTTAAAGGAAGCCACAGAGAACATAGAGTCCACTTCTaactgtgaaaacatttggcaACAATATTTTAATTCTGATCACATGATTTGCACCAACTTTACCAAAAAGAGTGGAGGAGTCTGCCGGGTATGTCACATCTGAAGCAGACTAACTACTGAACGTTTAGTGATGAATAATAAGAGTTACTGACTGAGTGAAGTTTTTCTGTTGCCTGTTTTGTAGGGAGACTCCGGTGGACCACTTATCTGCAAGAAGAAGCTTCAAGGTATAACAGCTTACACCTCATCAGAGGACTGTAGTGATCTCAGGTACCCCCACGTGTTCACTAAAGTCAGTTTCTTCATCCCCTGGATCaaggaaacaatgaaaaaataaaggaaTGTGCACCAAGAGTGTTTTTTTCAGGCATTAGAGTTTTAACGTGGTTAATGTGAAACGTCTGCATgtttgaagaaagaaaaaagaagaagtttcCTGAATGAC containing:
- the LOC116314995 gene encoding granzyme B-like isoform X2; translated protein: MWRDPYSEGLCSDCSSLNETRGSCSVVLGAHDISKKERTQQRIQVAKYYPHPGFTKQYEYDIMLLKLKKKARLSKNVKTIGLPEGNGKTSANMECAVAGWGWTTAHDCPSNVLKEATENIESTSNCENIWQQYFNSDHMICTNFTKKSGGVCRGDSGGPLICKKKLQGITAYTSSEDCSDLRYPHVFTKVSFFIPWIKETMKK
- the LOC116314995 gene encoding granzyme B-like isoform X1, which produces MICCILYVFLQISLTGAAESSIVGGREAKPHSRPYMVSVQYGGEHSCGGILIQRDFVLTAAHCKNETRGSCSVVLGAHDISKKERTQQRIQVAKYYPHPGFTKQYEYDIMLLKLKKKARLSKNVKTIGLPEGNGKTSANMECAVAGWGWTTAHDCPSNVLKEATENIESTSNCENIWQQYFNSDHMICTNFTKKSGGVCRGDSGGPLICKKKLQGITAYTSSEDCSDLRYPHVFTKVSFFIPWIKETMKK